The Roseicyclus marinus genome has a segment encoding these proteins:
- a CDS encoding FadR/GntR family transcriptional regulator: MPFQRIEAEKLSHSVVRQIEQLILRGILRPGERLPSERELSERLGVSRPSLREAIAELQDRGLLATRAGAGIYVADVLGSAFSPALIRLISSHDEAVFDYIAFRRDLEAIAAERAAVQGSDTDLKVIDTIFRKMEAAHKKRNPADEAELDAEFHLAILEASHNVILLHMMRSIFDLLKQGVFFNRQRMFKSRTTRDLLLDHHRAINAALQARDAPAARAAVMEHLSYVESRLGELRRAEKNEEIARLRYAHEQERD; encoded by the coding sequence ATGCCGTTTCAACGCATCGAGGCCGAGAAACTGTCGCATTCCGTGGTGCGGCAGATCGAACAACTGATCCTGCGCGGCATCCTGCGGCCGGGCGAACGCCTGCCGTCGGAACGCGAATTGAGCGAACGCCTGGGCGTTTCGCGCCCCTCCCTGCGCGAGGCGATTGCCGAATTGCAGGATCGCGGGCTTCTGGCGACGCGGGCCGGTGCCGGGATCTATGTCGCCGATGTGCTCGGCTCGGCCTTTTCGCCCGCGCTGATCCGGTTGATCTCCAGCCATGACGAAGCCGTCTTCGACTATATCGCCTTTCGCCGCGACCTGGAGGCCATCGCCGCCGAACGCGCCGCCGTCCAGGGTTCGGACACGGATCTGAAGGTCATCGACACGATCTTCCGCAAGATGGAAGCCGCCCACAAGAAACGGAACCCGGCGGACGAGGCGGAACTGGACGCGGAATTCCACCTCGCCATCCTGGAGGCGAGCCACAACGTGATCTTGCTGCACATGATGCGCTCGATCTTCGACCTGCTGAAACAGGGCGTCTTCTTCAACCGCCAGCGCATGTTCAAGAGCCGCACGACGCGCGATCTGCTTCTGGATCATCACCGCGCGATCAACGCGGCCCTCCAGGCGCGCGACGCGCCCGCCGCCCGCGCCGCCGTGATGGAGCATCTGAGCTACGTCGAAAGCCGCCTTGGCGAATTGCGCCGCGCCGAGAAGAACGAGGAGATCGCGCGCCTGCGCTATGCCCATGAGCAGGAACGCGACTGA